The proteins below are encoded in one region of Buttiauxella gaviniae:
- a CDS encoding CDP-alcohol phosphatidyltransferase family protein, with protein sequence MFDSYLHPRIKPTLERVANKLDKPEITPDGITLLGFAIGVLALPFLALQWYGAALAAIVLNRLFDGLDGALARRRGMSDAGGFLDIALDFLFYALVPFGFILANPEQNALAGAWLLFAFIGTGSSFLAFAAVAQKHQLANPGYAHKSFYYLGGLTEGTETIALFVLSCLFPQWFVWFAWVFGALCWMTTFTRVWSGYETLKRINVGCR encoded by the coding sequence ATGTTTGATAGCTATCTTCACCCGCGTATAAAACCCACCCTGGAACGTGTAGCTAATAAGCTGGATAAACCCGAGATTACCCCTGATGGCATCACGCTGCTGGGGTTTGCCATCGGTGTGCTTGCTCTGCCATTTCTGGCGCTGCAATGGTATGGCGCGGCGCTGGCAGCCATTGTACTTAACCGTTTGTTCGATGGATTAGACGGCGCGCTCGCAAGGCGGCGCGGTATGAGTGATGCCGGTGGATTTCTGGATATTGCCCTAGATTTCCTGTTTTACGCGCTGGTGCCGTTTGGCTTTATTCTCGCCAATCCTGAGCAGAACGCGCTGGCGGGGGCGTGGTTACTGTTTGCGTTTATCGGTACTGGCAGCAGTTTTCTGGCCTTTGCCGCCGTCGCGCAAAAGCATCAGCTTGCTAATCCTGGCTATGCGCACAAGTCGTTTTACTATCTCGGCGGACTGACGGAAGGCACTGAAACCATCGCGCTATTCGTGTTGAGTTGCCTGTTCCCGCAGTGGTTTGTCTGGTTTGCGTGGGTGTTTGGTGCGCTGTGCTGGATGACGACTTTTACGCGGGTATGGAGTGGTTACGAGACGTTAAAACGCATTAATGTCGGATGTCGCTAA
- a CDS encoding carboxymuconolactone decarboxylase family protein, protein MTTKNRTPWVKPLKKLPGSLRPIVTMQEKHFGAVLNPTRWWGRFPYLFWLVALFVGFLERRRAGIDPVVRSLVMTRVSQQCCCEFCIDANSLRLAERSGSMEKVLAVANWREETLFCAKEQAALAYADAMTATPPQISDELKDELKKHYDEKAITELTALIAFQNLSARFNAALDIPAQGLCVNSSGKQPHV, encoded by the coding sequence ATGACGACCAAAAATAGAACGCCCTGGGTGAAGCCACTTAAAAAATTGCCGGGCAGTTTACGGCCCATTGTCACCATGCAAGAAAAGCATTTCGGTGCGGTTTTAAACCCGACGCGCTGGTGGGGGCGTTTCCCGTATCTCTTCTGGTTGGTCGCGTTGTTTGTGGGATTTCTTGAAAGACGACGTGCAGGTATCGACCCGGTTGTTCGCTCCCTCGTTATGACGCGCGTTTCTCAGCAGTGCTGCTGTGAATTCTGTATTGATGCCAATAGCTTACGTCTGGCCGAGCGCAGCGGTTCAATGGAAAAAGTGCTGGCAGTAGCTAACTGGCGGGAAGAAACGCTGTTTTGCGCTAAAGAACAGGCGGCATTGGCCTATGCCGATGCGATGACCGCCACACCGCCGCAGATTAGCGACGAGCTGAAAGACGAATTGAAAAAGCACTATGATGAAAAAGCCATTACGGAATTAACCGCGTTGATTGCGTTTCAAAACCTCTCAGCCCGTTTTAATGCCGCGCTGGATATTCCTGCGCAAGGCCTCTGCGTAAATTCTTCTGGGAAACAGCCCCATGTTTGA
- a CDS encoding pyrimidine (deoxy)nucleoside triphosphate diphosphatase → MKTLDVVAAIIEQRGKILLARRPESGDQAGLWEFPGGKVDAFESQPAALARELEEELAIKAVVGSYVASHQREVSGRIIHLHAWHVAEFTGEMKALCHSELVWCLPAEAFNYPLAPADIPLLEAFMSLRDATPKDSC, encoded by the coding sequence ATGAAAACCCTTGATGTCGTTGCGGCAATTATTGAGCAACGCGGTAAAATTTTGCTCGCACGTCGCCCGGAAAGCGGCGATCAGGCGGGTCTGTGGGAATTTCCGGGGGGCAAAGTGGACGCTTTTGAGTCACAGCCTGCGGCACTTGCGCGGGAACTTGAAGAAGAGCTAGCCATTAAAGCCGTGGTGGGAAGTTATGTTGCTAGCCATCAACGCGAGGTGTCCGGTCGAATAATTCACCTTCATGCCTGGCATGTGGCGGAATTTACCGGAGAGATGAAAGCGCTTTGCCACAGTGAGCTGGTCTGGTGTTTACCTGCCGAGGCGTTTAATTACCCACTTGCCCCGGCAGATATTCCCTTACTTGAAGCCTTTATGTCCTTACGCGACGCCACACCAAAGGATTCGTGCTGA